Proteins from a single region of Xyrauchen texanus isolate HMW12.3.18 chromosome 7, RBS_HiC_50CHRs, whole genome shotgun sequence:
- the fam117ba gene encoding protein FAM117B: MRDKATQTPRAWVDERRRGSHKRSASCGSTDQLKEIVKLRQQLQRSKRSSRHRRDKDRKSPFNGNHAIIQSQSQMPKTILIPIPISKSTPPRFRNSIECLNQEIERIIIRDTVERDEIIIPQDVPDGHRAPPPLPQRSSSTRSIDTQTPSNGGLGSNRSNSSSRADSVSPSYLSILNDTVGNSPLLNDDALNEIKERDIGPWSPLPKYASSPKPNNSYMFKREPPEGCEKIKVFEENQPRPLQKIPPYLCPDRNKVNFIPKSGSAFCLVSILKPLLPTQELNFRSGMGFRSISPSLVPLGGVGVRSLSPAMGPVLSRGRQSPCLPRHLEEPEG; encoded by the exons ATGAGGGACAAGGCCACTCAG ACCCCTAGGGCCTGGGTAGATGAGCGGAGGAGAGGCTCTCATAAGCGATCGGCTTCTTGCGGTAGCACTGATCAGCTgaaagag ATTGTAAAATTGCGGCAGCAGCTCCAGCGCAGCAAACGCAGCAGTCGTCATCGCCGGGACAAAGACCGCAAGTCCCCATTTAATGGCAACCATGCCATCATCCAATCACAG TCTCAGATGCCTAAAACCATCCTGATTCCCATCCCCATCTCCAAGTCCACGCCCCCCCGTTTCCGGAACAGCATAGAGTGCCTCAACCAGGAGATTGAACGCATCATCATTCGGGACACAGTCGAACGAGACGAGATCATAATA CCACAGGATGTTCCTGATGGGCACCGTgcgccccctcccctcccccagCGCAGCAGCAGCACCCGCAGCATTGACACACAGACGCCCTCAAATGGTGGGCTTGGCAGTAACCGTAGCAACAGCAGCAGCCGAGCTGACTCTGTCTCACCCTCATACCTTAGCATCCTTAACGACACAGTTGGAAACAGCCCTCTCCTAAACGATGACGCGCTCAATGAGATCAAAGAAagag ACATTGGACCTTGGTCTCCTCTTCCCAAATATGCTTCTTCTCCAAAGCCCAACAACAGCTATATGTTCAAACGTGAGCCTCCAGAGGGCTGTGAAAAAATTAAAGTCTTTGAGGAAAACCA GCCAAGGCCTCTCCAAAAGATTCCTCCATATCTCTGCCCAGACAGGAACAAGGTGAACTTCATTCCCAAAAGCGGCTCTGCTTTCTGCCTGGTAAGCATCTTGAAGCCCCTGCTGCCCACACAGGAGCTGAACTTCCGTAGCGGGATGGGATTCCGCAGCATCTCCCCCTCCTTGGTGCCTCTAGGTGGGGTTGGGGTCAGAAGCCTGTCCCCGGCCATGGGTCCTGTCCTCTCCCGTGGACGTCAGTCACCATGTCTCCCACGACACCTTGAGGAGCCAGAGGGTTAG